In the genome of Constrictibacter sp. MBR-5, one region contains:
- a CDS encoding phage tail sheath C-terminal domain-containing protein, with protein MPVKPTYPGVYIEEIPSGVRTITGVATSIAAFVGNFPKGLQNEAVHIFSMADFERAYGGIDRDSPASYAIQQFFLNGGGEAHVIRVAHDGSGGGTAAAAASVVLTSQPAGAGDQIVRVRAGRRIRGASAADPGAWGNFLRVEVDYDTTNPAALFNLTVSEVRVEGDRTSVLQTETFRNLTMAPNTPNNAVEVVNQGSGLVQLDRAGLTALPAPFVDTFRPAATGTLGGALPTPVAIPADLAAFNVTVTGVPTVNGALQYGGAAPTTYAGLRAFVEQAIRRAAADASVPDAQKPLLAGATVQLLGAGTAANPHRFVVRTGRAARPFAPATTITFAGAGATGVRLAGATAVPNVQQYPAVGGADGTLPLPAGVIQGTRAAKTGIFALEDVDLFNILCIPEAADMTNAGDMRAIYSQAEAYCEERRAMVIVDIPATVATLDQMQTWLSDNESLRHPNAAVYFPRTLIPDAANQNRPRSLAACGTIAGLWARTDAQRGVWKAPAGTDARLRNVQSLAYLLTDMENGVLNQVGVNCLRTFPVYSSICWGARTLEGADLIASDWKYIPVRRTTLFIEESLYRGTKWAVFEPNDEPLWAQIRLNLGAFMQDLFRKGAFQGSSPRDAYFVKCDGETTTQNDINNGIVNIEVGFAPLKPAEFVIIKIRQIAGQIET; from the coding sequence GCGCGCCTATGGCGGGATCGACCGCGACAGTCCCGCCAGCTACGCCATCCAGCAGTTCTTCCTGAACGGCGGCGGCGAAGCGCACGTGATCCGCGTCGCGCACGACGGATCGGGCGGCGGCACCGCGGCGGCGGCGGCCAGCGTCGTGCTGACATCGCAGCCCGCGGGTGCCGGCGATCAGATCGTCCGGGTGCGCGCCGGCCGCCGGATCCGCGGCGCCAGTGCCGCCGATCCGGGCGCATGGGGCAACTTCCTGCGCGTCGAGGTCGACTACGACACGACCAATCCGGCCGCACTCTTCAACCTGACGGTCTCGGAGGTGCGCGTCGAGGGTGACCGGACGTCGGTCCTCCAGACGGAAACCTTCCGCAACCTGACGATGGCACCGAACACGCCGAACAACGCCGTCGAGGTGGTGAACCAGGGGTCCGGGCTGGTGCAGCTCGACCGGGCGGGCCTCACCGCGCTGCCGGCGCCGTTCGTCGACACGTTCCGGCCGGCGGCGACGGGTACGCTGGGCGGCGCGCTGCCGACGCCCGTGGCCATTCCGGCCGATCTGGCCGCGTTCAACGTCACCGTCACCGGCGTGCCCACCGTCAACGGCGCGCTGCAGTATGGCGGCGCGGCGCCGACGACCTATGCGGGCCTGCGCGCTTTCGTCGAGCAGGCGATCCGCCGGGCGGCGGCCGACGCCTCGGTGCCCGACGCACAGAAGCCGCTGCTCGCCGGTGCGACGGTCCAGCTCCTGGGTGCGGGCACGGCGGCCAACCCCCACCGCTTCGTCGTACGGACGGGCAGGGCGGCACGGCCTTTCGCCCCCGCCACGACCATCACCTTCGCCGGTGCGGGCGCCACGGGCGTGCGGCTGGCCGGCGCCACCGCGGTGCCGAACGTGCAGCAGTATCCGGCCGTCGGCGGCGCCGACGGGACGCTGCCGCTGCCCGCCGGCGTCATCCAGGGCACGCGCGCCGCCAAGACCGGGATCTTCGCGCTGGAGGATGTCGACCTGTTCAACATCCTCTGCATTCCGGAAGCGGCCGACATGACGAACGCCGGCGACATGCGGGCGATCTACAGCCAGGCCGAGGCCTATTGCGAGGAACGGCGGGCGATGGTGATCGTCGACATACCCGCGACGGTGGCGACGCTCGACCAGATGCAGACCTGGCTCAGCGACAACGAATCGCTCCGGCATCCGAACGCGGCGGTGTATTTCCCGCGCACGCTCATTCCCGACGCGGCCAACCAGAACAGGCCGCGCAGCCTCGCCGCGTGCGGCACGATCGCCGGCCTGTGGGCCCGCACCGACGCGCAGCGCGGGGTGTGGAAGGCGCCCGCCGGCACCGATGCGCGGCTGCGCAACGTGCAGAGCCTGGCATACCTGCTGACCGACATGGAGAACGGCGTCCTCAACCAGGTCGGCGTGAACTGCCTGCGCACCTTCCCGGTCTACAGCAGCATCTGCTGGGGCGCGCGCACCCTGGAGGGGGCCGACCTGATCGCGTCGGACTGGAAATACATCCCGGTGCGGCGCACGACCCTGTTCATCGAGGAGTCGCTCTATCGCGGCACGAAATGGGCGGTGTTCGAGCCGAACGACGAACCGCTCTGGGCACAGATCAGGCTGAACCTGGGCGCCTTCATGCAGGATCTCTTCCGCAAGGGCGCCTTCCAGGGGTCCAGCCCGCGCGACGCCTATTTCGTGAAGTGCGACGGCGAGACGACGACGCAGAACGACATCAACAACGGCATCGTCAACATCGAGGTGGGCTTCGCGCCGCTCAAGCCGGCCGAGTTCGTGATCATCAAGATCCGGCAGATCGCCGGCCAGATCGAGACGTGA
- a CDS encoding phage tail protein, with product MAQFTVNTRRFDPYKNFKFRLKWDGRYIAGISKVSSLKRSTEVVEHREGGDPSTGRKSPGRTKYEPITLERGVTHDIDFEQWANKVWNFGAGGGSEVSLADFRKDLILDVFNEAGQKVLAYQIYRCWVSEYQALPDMDANANAVAIQTLKLENEGWERDLSVTEPSEPSFNNPE from the coding sequence ATGGCCCAGTTCACCGTCAACACGCGCCGCTTCGACCCTTACAAGAACTTCAAGTTCCGCCTGAAATGGGACGGCCGCTACATCGCGGGCATCAGCAAGGTTTCCTCGCTGAAGCGCTCGACCGAGGTGGTCGAGCACCGCGAGGGCGGCGACCCGTCCACCGGCCGCAAGTCGCCGGGACGGACGAAGTACGAGCCGATCACCCTGGAGCGCGGCGTCACCCACGACATCGATTTCGAGCAGTGGGCGAATAAGGTGTGGAACTTCGGCGCCGGCGGCGGTTCCGAGGTCTCGCTCGCCGACTTCCGCAAGGACCTGATCCTCGACGTGTTCAACGAGGCCGGCCAGAAGGTGCTGGCGTACCAGATCTACCGCTGCTGGGTCTCGGAGTATCAGGCCCTGCCCGACATGGACGCCAATGCCAACGCCGTCGCGATCCAGACGCTGAAGCTGGAGAACGAGGGCTGGGAGCGCGACCTGTCGGTGACCGAGCCGAGCGAGCCGAGCTTCAACAACCCCGAATAG